Proteins encoded in a region of the Acidimicrobiales bacterium genome:
- a CDS encoding glutamate--cysteine ligase, with protein MHIPFQPSQGATLGVEMELEVVDGRTRQLHGAASEILDVLGRGRPGGAHPKAKHELLESTVEIITGICSTVAEARADLEVTLAELRAETDRRGLELLCSGTHPFSTWDEQKISPDPRYHRLIEEMQWPARRLQIFGIHVHVGVRSGERAVAIANALASYIPHFLAVSASSPFWMGGDTGLASTRSKVFEALPTAGIPYQMDGWAEFERFMTTLISARAISSIREVWWDIRPHPDFGTVELRICDGTPTMSEVAAVAATSQCLVEWMNGVYDREGSLPVSAAWIVRENKWRAARHGVDAQIIVDDEGHLVPLRDAVADLVVRLGPVAARLGCEAELGDLLVMVERPSYVRQREVVSNGGTLVDVVDSLVAELRSDHPWTPPGGPHHQH; from the coding sequence GTGCACATCCCGTTCCAGCCGTCGCAAGGCGCCACCCTGGGCGTCGAGATGGAGCTGGAGGTGGTCGACGGGCGGACCCGCCAGCTCCACGGGGCGGCGTCGGAGATCCTCGACGTGCTGGGCCGGGGCCGCCCCGGCGGCGCCCACCCCAAGGCGAAGCACGAGCTGCTGGAGTCGACGGTCGAGATCATCACCGGCATCTGCTCGACGGTGGCGGAGGCGCGCGCCGACCTGGAGGTGACCCTGGCCGAGCTGCGGGCGGAGACGGACCGCCGCGGCCTGGAGCTGCTGTGCTCGGGCACCCACCCGTTCTCCACGTGGGACGAGCAGAAGATCAGCCCCGACCCCCGCTACCACCGGCTCATCGAGGAGATGCAGTGGCCGGCCCGGCGACTGCAGATCTTCGGCATCCACGTCCACGTCGGCGTGCGGTCGGGGGAGCGGGCCGTCGCCATCGCCAACGCCCTGGCGTCGTACATCCCGCACTTCCTGGCCGTGTCGGCCTCGAGCCCTTTCTGGATGGGCGGCGACACCGGGCTGGCGTCCACCCGCTCCAAGGTGTTCGAGGCGCTGCCGACGGCGGGGATCCCGTACCAGATGGACGGATGGGCGGAGTTCGAGCGCTTCATGACGACACTGATCTCGGCCCGCGCCATCAGCTCGATCCGCGAGGTGTGGTGGGACATCCGCCCGCACCCCGACTTCGGGACGGTGGAGCTGCGGATCTGCGACGGGACGCCGACCATGTCCGAGGTGGCGGCGGTGGCCGCCACCAGCCAGTGCCTGGTCGAGTGGATGAACGGGGTCTACGACCGCGAGGGCTCCCTTCCCGTGTCGGCGGCGTGGATCGTCCGCGAGAACAAGTGGCGGGCCGCCCGCCATGGCGTGGACGCGCAGATCATCGTCGACGACGAGGGCCACCTCGTCCCCCTGCGCGACGCCGTCGCCGACCTCGTCGTTCGACTGGGGCCGGTGGCGGCCCGCCTCGGCTGCGAGGCCGAGCTGGGCGACCTGCTGGTGATGGTCGAGCGCCCGAGCTACGTGCGCCAGCGGGAGGTCGTGTCGAACGGGGGGACGCTGGTCGACGTGGTCGACAGCCTGGTCGCCGAGCTCCGCAGCGACCACCCGTGGACGCCGCCGGGCGGTCCCCACCACCAGCATTGA